A region from the Clostridium beijerinckii genome encodes:
- a CDS encoding cell division protein FtsH encodes MKKYSSAAVWIVCSVMLVLAAVTMWQTGKGSSEMAYSAFVQKWNANEIESVVIKEDSMTIEGKTTDNKTFITYAPGELVSSLIQNQPNVDVNVVFQKPSNNATWIATLLPFIFMAVIVFIFLFIFTQQSQSGGSGRGVMNFGKSKAKMVTPESQTVTFNDIAGADEEKAELEEIVDFLKLPARYLQMGARIPKGVLLVGPPGTGKTLLAKAIAGEAGVPFFTISGSDFVEMFVGVGASRVRSLFEEAKKNSPCIIFIDEIDAVGRQRGAGLGGGHDEREQTLNQLLVEMDGFGVNEGIVMIAATNRPDILDPALLRPGRFDRQIMVGAPDIKGREEILKVHTKKKPLRDDVKLDILAKRTPGFSGADLENLTNEAALLAVRRDKKQISMSEMEEAITKVIAGPEKKSRIITEHDRKLTAYHEAGHAVVMRLLPNCDPVHEISVIPRGRAGGYTMHLPKEDTSYTSKSKLEDEMIGLLGGRVAEKLILGDISTGAKNDIDRASHIARSMVMDYGMSDEIGTISYNTSGHDEIFLGRDLGKGREFSEEVGSKIDKEIKKFIDEAYDKANKLLKENVNKLHAVAQALIEKEKLDAQEFEDIFVNN; translated from the coding sequence ATGAAAAAATATTCAAGCGCAGCTGTATGGATTGTATGTTCAGTTATGCTAGTTTTAGCAGCAGTTACTATGTGGCAAACAGGAAAAGGTTCTAGCGAAATGGCGTATAGTGCATTCGTACAAAAATGGAATGCAAATGAAATAGAAAGTGTTGTAATTAAAGAAGATAGTATGACAATAGAGGGGAAAACCACTGATAATAAAACCTTTATTACTTATGCTCCAGGGGAACTTGTTAGTTCGCTAATACAAAATCAACCTAATGTAGATGTTAATGTGGTTTTTCAGAAACCATCTAATAACGCCACATGGATTGCAACATTGCTTCCGTTTATATTTATGGCAGTAATTGTTTTTATATTTTTGTTCATATTTACGCAACAGTCTCAAAGTGGAGGCAGTGGAAGAGGCGTTATGAATTTTGGTAAGAGTAAAGCAAAAATGGTGACACCGGAAAGCCAAACTGTTACATTTAATGATATAGCAGGTGCTGATGAAGAAAAAGCAGAGCTTGAAGAAATAGTTGATTTTTTAAAGTTACCAGCAAGATACTTACAAATGGGAGCAAGAATACCCAAGGGAGTATTATTAGTTGGACCTCCTGGAACTGGGAAAACTTTACTTGCAAAAGCAATAGCAGGAGAAGCTGGAGTTCCATTCTTCACTATATCTGGTTCAGACTTTGTTGAAATGTTTGTTGGAGTTGGTGCATCTAGAGTTAGAAGTCTATTTGAAGAAGCTAAAAAGAATTCACCTTGTATAATATTTATAGATGAAATCGATGCTGTTGGAAGACAGAGAGGTGCTGGACTAGGTGGCGGACATGATGAAAGAGAACAAACATTAAATCAACTTCTTGTTGAGATGGATGGATTTGGTGTCAATGAAGGTATCGTTATGATAGCGGCTACAAACAGACCTGACATATTAGACCCTGCATTATTAAGACCAGGAAGATTTGATAGACAAATAATGGTTGGGGCTCCTGATATAAAAGGTAGAGAAGAAATTCTTAAGGTTCATACAAAAAAGAAACCTCTTAGAGATGATGTGAAATTGGATATACTAGCCAAGAGAACTCCAGGTTTTTCTGGTGCAGATTTAGAAAATTTAACAAATGAAGCTGCATTACTTGCAGTTAGAAGAGATAAGAAACAAATATCAATGTCTGAAATGGAAGAGGCAATAACTAAAGTTATTGCGGGGCCAGAAAAAAAGAGTAGGATAATAACTGAGCATGATAGGAAGCTAACAGCTTACCATGAAGCTGGTCATGCAGTTGTTATGAGATTGCTTCCTAATTGTGATCCAGTTCATGAAATAAGTGTAATTCCAAGAGGAAGAGCTGGAGGGTATACTATGCATCTTCCTAAAGAAGATACTTCTTATACATCTAAATCTAAACTAGAAGATGAAATGATTGGACTTTTAGGCGGAAGGGTTGCTGAGAAGCTAATTCTTGGAGATATAAGCACTGGTGCTAAAAACGATATAGATAGAGCTAGTCATATAGCTAGAAGTATGGTTATGGATTATGGTATGAGTGATGAAATTGGAACGATATCTTACAATACTTCAGGCCATGATGAAATTTTCCTTGGAAGAGATTTAGGTAAAGGAAGAGAATTTAGTGAAGAAGTTGGTTCTAAAATAGACAAAGAAATCAAGAAATTTATAGACGAAGCTTATGATAAGGCGAATAAATTATTAAAAGAAAACGTAAATAAATTACATGCTGTGGCTCAAGCCTTAATTGAAAAAGAAAAGCTTGATGCACAAGAATTTGAAGATATTTTTGTGAATAATTAA
- a CDS encoding formate--tetrahydrofolate ligase, translated as MKSDIQIAQEAKMEPIKNVAEKLGLCEDDIEYYGKYKCKISLDVYDKVKDNKDGKLVLVTAINPTPAGEGKSTVTVGLGQALNKLGKKAVIALREPSLGPVFGIKGGAAGGGYAQVVPMEDINLHFTGDMHAITSANNLLSAAIDNHIHQGNILKIDSRRIVFKRVMDMNDRALRHIVVGMGGKVNGFVREDGFNITVASEIMAILCLASDLEDLKERMGNIVVAYNLDGNPVYVKELEIQGAMALLMKDAIKPNLVQTLENTPALIHGGPFANIAHGCNSIMATKLALKLGEVVITEAGFGADLGAEKFFDIKCRYGKLKPECVVIVATIRALKHHGGVYKTELNVPNVEALAKGITNLEKQVENIKKFKVTPVVAINRFVTDSDEEIQFIKDFCDKMGVKVALSDVWAKGGEGGIELGNIVLDILDNNNSDFAPIYDEKATIEEKVLTIAKEIYGADKVNYTPAAKKQILELEKFGLDKLPICMAKTQYSLSDNPSLLARPEGFDITVKEVRVSNGAGFVIVQTGDIMTMPGLPKVPAANKMDVLKSGEIVGLF; from the coding sequence ATGAAAAGTGATATTCAAATTGCACAAGAAGCAAAAATGGAACCAATAAAAAATGTGGCTGAAAAATTAGGTCTTTGTGAAGATGACATTGAATACTATGGAAAATATAAATGTAAGATATCTTTAGATGTATATGATAAAGTTAAAGATAATAAAGATGGAAAGTTAGTTTTAGTAACGGCTATAAATCCAACTCCGGCTGGTGAGGGAAAGTCAACAGTTACTGTAGGGCTTGGTCAAGCACTAAATAAACTTGGTAAAAAGGCTGTAATAGCATTAAGAGAACCATCTCTAGGACCAGTTTTTGGGATTAAAGGTGGAGCTGCAGGTGGCGGATATGCTCAAGTAGTTCCTATGGAAGATATTAATCTTCATTTTACTGGTGATATGCATGCTATTACATCTGCTAATAACTTATTATCAGCAGCTATAGATAATCATATACATCAAGGAAATATTTTAAAGATTGATTCTAGAAGAATAGTTTTTAAAAGAGTTATGGATATGAATGATAGAGCGCTTAGACATATTGTTGTTGGAATGGGTGGAAAAGTTAATGGATTCGTTAGAGAAGATGGATTCAATATAACTGTCGCATCCGAAATAATGGCTATACTATGTTTAGCAAGTGATTTAGAAGATTTAAAAGAAAGAATGGGAAATATTGTAGTTGCTTATAATTTAGATGGAAATCCTGTTTATGTTAAAGAATTAGAAATTCAAGGAGCTATGGCTTTGCTGATGAAAGATGCAATTAAACCTAACTTAGTTCAAACGTTAGAAAATACTCCAGCACTAATACATGGAGGGCCATTTGCTAATATTGCTCATGGATGTAATTCTATAATGGCAACTAAACTTGCCTTAAAACTTGGAGAAGTTGTAATAACTGAAGCTGGATTTGGTGCTGATTTGGGTGCGGAAAAATTCTTTGATATTAAGTGTAGATATGGAAAATTAAAACCTGAATGTGTTGTGATTGTTGCGACAATAAGAGCATTAAAACACCACGGTGGAGTATATAAGACTGAACTAAATGTTCCAAATGTCGAAGCTTTAGCTAAAGGGATAACTAATTTAGAAAAACAAGTAGAAAATATTAAGAAATTTAAGGTTACACCTGTTGTTGCTATAAACAGATTTGTAACAGACAGCGATGAAGAAATACAATTCATAAAGGATTTCTGCGACAAGATGGGAGTTAAAGTAGCATTATCAGATGTATGGGCTAAAGGTGGAGAAGGTGGAATTGAACTTGGAAATATTGTATTAGATATTTTAGATAATAACAATTCTGATTTTGCACCAATATATGATGAAAAGGCTACGATTGAAGAAAAGGTATTGACTATAGCTAAAGAAATTTATGGAGCAGATAAAGTTAATTATACTCCTGCTGCTAAAAAACAAATTCTGGAGTTAGAAAAGTTTGGATTAGATAAGTTACCTATATGTATGGCAAAAACACAATATTCTTTATCTGATAATCCTAGTCTTTTGGCTAGACCAGAAGGATTTGATATTACAGTTAAAGAGGTTAGAGTTTCTAATGGGGCTGGGTTTGTAATAGTTCAAACAGGAGATATAATGACTATGCCAGGACTGCCAAAGGTTCCAGCTGCAAATAAGATGGATGTATTAAAGAGTGGAGAAATAGTAGGATTATTCTAA